The Epilithonimonas zeae genome contains a region encoding:
- a CDS encoding alpha/beta hydrolase-fold protein: MKNSLIFTVTFLLYGLYVSAQNTDRQAPQGFDVERKDIPHGRIDTIQYTSKTVGTTRKALVYTPPGFKKGEKYPVLYLLHGIGGDEKEWFNQGKPNVILDNLYAQGKLTPMIVVLPNGRAMKDDRATGNIMAPDKVEAFATFEKDLLNDLIPFVEKKYPVKKDRENRALAGLSMGGGQTQNFAFGNIDKFAWLGAFSSAPNTKEPSKLLPNPQDALKLKLIFISCGDADGLMPFSKRTSDYLKKNKIPHIFYIEPGGHDFKVWKNDLYIFSQLLFKPVDKTKFDGFTVLGTPAATNIRNAQYPQILPDGRVMFKVKAPEAQKVQIDLGKKYDLKKDTDGFWTGTTDAQSGSFHYYSLLIDGVTVADPSSETFYGMGRYASGIDIPFDGDDFYALKDVPHGDIRIKNFYSKVTNSWRRVFIYTPPGYDQNSSESYPALYILHGGGEDESGWANQGKTNLILDNLIAEGKAKKMVIIMPDANIGQGGIRNFGERNLQMFEKELKESIIPFAESNYRIKKGKENRALAGLSMGGIYTLYAGIQNSDMFSSLGVFSSGYMLPMLQDVADKQYKFLNENKSAFSSNVKNFWISMGGKDDIAYENGQKMLKELDKIGIKYSYRDYPGGHSWPVWRDSLHQFAQELFKN; the protein is encoded by the coding sequence ATGAAAAATTCCCTGATATTCACTGTCACTTTTCTATTGTATGGTCTGTATGTTTCTGCGCAAAATACTGACAGACAGGCGCCGCAAGGTTTTGATGTGGAAAGAAAAGATATTCCGCACGGAAGAATTGATACGATTCAATATACTTCAAAAACCGTCGGAACTACAAGGAAAGCTTTGGTTTACACACCGCCGGGATTCAAAAAAGGGGAAAAATATCCTGTTCTTTATCTTCTTCACGGCATTGGCGGAGACGAAAAAGAATGGTTTAACCAAGGAAAACCGAATGTTATCCTGGACAATCTCTACGCACAGGGAAAACTCACACCGATGATTGTTGTTTTGCCGAACGGCCGTGCGATGAAAGATGATAGGGCAACAGGAAATATTATGGCTCCGGATAAAGTCGAAGCTTTCGCAACTTTTGAAAAAGATTTGCTGAATGACCTGATTCCGTTTGTAGAGAAAAAATATCCTGTTAAAAAAGACCGTGAAAACCGGGCTTTAGCGGGTTTGTCAATGGGAGGAGGACAAACACAGAATTTTGCTTTCGGAAACATTGATAAATTTGCGTGGCTGGGGGCATTTTCTTCAGCACCTAACACGAAAGAACCGAGCAAGCTTTTACCCAATCCACAAGATGCACTGAAGCTGAAGCTCATTTTTATTTCTTGTGGCGATGCAGACGGATTGATGCCTTTCAGCAAAAGAACCAGCGATTATCTGAAGAAAAATAAAATCCCGCATATTTTCTACATCGAACCGGGCGGTCACGATTTTAAGGTTTGGAAAAATGATTTATACATCTTTTCACAGCTCTTATTTAAGCCTGTTGATAAAACTAAATTTGACGGATTTACCGTTTTAGGAACACCTGCAGCAACCAATATCAGAAATGCGCAGTATCCTCAAATCCTTCCCGATGGAAGAGTGATGTTCAAGGTAAAAGCGCCGGAAGCGCAAAAAGTTCAGATCGATTTAGGAAAAAAATATGACCTGAAAAAAGATACAGACGGCTTTTGGACAGGAACGACGGATGCACAAAGCGGAAGTTTCCATTATTATTCTTTGCTGATTGATGGTGTTACAGTAGCAGACCCATCCAGCGAAACATTTTACGGGATGGGAAGATATGCCAGTGGAATCGATATTCCTTTTGATGGCGATGATTTCTATGCATTAAAAGACGTTCCGCACGGTGATATCCGCATCAAAAATTTCTATTCCAAAGTCACTAATTCTTGGAGACGGGTTTTCATCTACACGCCACCGGGTTACGACCAAAATTCTTCTGAATCTTATCCGGCATTGTATATTTTACACGGTGGTGGCGAAGATGAAAGCGGTTGGGCGAATCAGGGCAAAACGAATCTGATTTTGGATAATCTTATTGCGGAAGGGAAAGCTAAAAAGATGGTCATCATTATGCCCGATGCGAATATTGGACAAGGCGGAATCCGAAATTTTGGTGAGCGCAATCTTCAGATGTTTGAAAAAGAGCTGAAAGAATCCATCATTCCCTTTGCAGAATCTAATTACAGAATAAAAAAAGGTAAAGAAAACCGCGCTTTGGCCGGACTTTCTATGGGCGGGATCTATACATTGTATGCAGGAATTCAGAATTCGGATATGTTCTCAAGTCTAGGTGTTTTCAGTTCTGGATATATGTTGCCGATGCTTCAGGACGTTGCCGACAAACAGTACAAATTTTTAAATGAAAATAAATCTGCCTTTTCATCCAATGTCAAAAATTTCTGGATTTCAATGGGCGGAAAAGACGATATCGCTTACGAAAACGGTCAGAAAATGCTGAAAGAACTGGATAAAATCGGAATTAAATATTCGTACAGAGATTATCCGGGAGGTCACAGCTGGCCGGTTTGGAGAGACAGTTTACATCAGTTTGCTCAGGAGCTTTTTAAAAATTAA
- a CDS encoding glycoside hydrolase family 43 protein has protein sequence MKINQPFYIVSFLGCIGLNLLSAQVNPVKKQETTAFRNPIIWADAPDLSITRNGDDFYLISTTMHLMPGAPVMHSKDLVHWEMSSYVFDTLNDNSKYDLIDGSVYGRGQWASSIRYHKGKYYVLFSPNDEPFKSYFYVTDNPEKGNWKLITRTRHFHDASLLFDDDDRVYVFTSNKVFELSPDFKTIIGNQDGTEVFQKDESETGLLEGNQIIKKDGKYYMMMISWPRGGKRRQEVYRADRVTGPYEKKVILEDNFLGFSYAGQGALIDDKNGNWYSLIFQDRNGVGRVPILLPVKWENDLPILGDNGKVPLTGEIPLSPFKPKNHLVESDEFSDKKMKIQWQWNHNPVNSAWSLSDRKGFLRLKTNRVVDNLYLAPNTLTQRMEGPKSSGIVALDVKGMKDGDVAGFSAFNGDSGILSVVMENGKKFIVFSTNEVSLDNKTKAVTGVKKDEKKRIPLNSDKVYFKIDADFNLGKDLADFYYSTDQKNWTEMAKDYKMIFDYRRFFMGSKFAIFNYATKNLGGFVDVDFFRVNKSSE, from the coding sequence GTGAAAATTAATCAACCATTTTATATAGTTTCTTTTTTGGGATGTATCGGGCTGAATCTTCTTTCAGCCCAGGTAAATCCTGTGAAAAAACAGGAGACAACGGCATTCAGAAACCCGATTATCTGGGCGGATGCACCGGATTTGTCAATCACCAGAAATGGCGACGATTTTTACCTGATAAGCACCACTATGCACCTGATGCCGGGCGCTCCGGTAATGCATTCCAAAGATTTGGTCCATTGGGAAATGTCGAGCTATGTTTTTGATACACTAAATGATAATTCAAAATACGATTTGATAGACGGAAGCGTTTACGGACGTGGGCAATGGGCGTCGTCCATTCGTTATCACAAAGGAAAATATTACGTTCTGTTTTCCCCGAATGATGAGCCTTTCAAATCCTATTTTTATGTTACCGACAATCCTGAAAAAGGCAATTGGAAGCTCATCACGAGAACCAGACATTTTCACGATGCATCTTTGCTTTTTGATGATGATGATAGAGTTTACGTTTTTACTTCCAACAAAGTTTTTGAGCTGAGTCCGGATTTTAAAACCATTATCGGAAATCAGGATGGAACGGAAGTTTTTCAGAAAGATGAATCGGAAACCGGACTTTTGGAAGGTAACCAAATCATTAAAAAAGACGGAAAATATTATATGATGATGATTTCCTGGCCGAGAGGCGGAAAACGTCGTCAGGAAGTTTACAGAGCTGATAGAGTAACGGGACCTTATGAGAAAAAAGTCATTCTTGAAGACAATTTTCTTGGATTTTCCTACGCCGGACAAGGTGCTTTGATTGACGATAAAAACGGAAATTGGTATTCCCTGATTTTTCAAGACAGAAATGGAGTAGGAAGGGTTCCTATTTTGCTCCCTGTGAAATGGGAAAATGACTTGCCCATTTTGGGTGACAACGGAAAAGTGCCGTTGACAGGTGAAATTCCACTTTCGCCATTTAAACCAAAAAATCATTTGGTAGAAAGTGATGAATTCTCCGACAAAAAAATGAAAATCCAGTGGCAGTGGAATCATAATCCTGTCAATTCAGCTTGGTCTTTATCCGACAGGAAAGGCTTTTTAAGGTTAAAAACGAATAGAGTCGTTGATAATCTCTACCTTGCTCCCAATACACTAACGCAAAGAATGGAAGGTCCGAAATCCAGTGGCATTGTTGCTCTGGATGTGAAGGGGATGAAAGACGGTGATGTTGCAGGTTTCAGTGCGTTCAACGGTGATTCCGGGATTTTGTCTGTGGTAATGGAAAATGGTAAGAAGTTTATTGTTTTTTCAACCAATGAAGTCAGTTTAGATAATAAGACGAAGGCGGTTACAGGTGTTAAAAAAGATGAAAAAAAGAGAATCCCATTAAACTCGGACAAAGTTTATTTTAAAATTGATGCCGATTTTAATCTCGGAAAAGATTTGGCCGATTTTTATTACAGCACTGACCAAAAAAACTGGACCGAAATGGCAAAAGATTACAAAATGATTTTCGATTACCGGAGATTTTTTATGGGTTCAAAGTTTGCGATTTTCAATTATGCTACCAAAAATCTGGGAGGTTTTGTAGATGTTGATTTTTTCAGAGTGAATAAAAGTTCGGAATAA
- a CDS encoding glycoside hydrolase family 43 protein: MAFSLFIFTLNNAFAQTEKSKNSLQKEFRYTNPITRDSAISMRDHFIIKVDDLWYCVGTSNPVWTGPNPGVRMLVSKDLINWKQHSFIIDAKKLPKDTPYNGRFWAPEIHFIQGKYWLTVNSGKVTKEEPKGMATHSVWLFSADKVTGPYKLVNGPLTPQYNNDSTLFEDEDGQVYLYCSGNGLFQAKIDLKTGKLTTPIQKFLDKKQPGWPEWMVGGIEGPFVIKKEGTYFMFFSTWTRGYEVGLLKSKSPLGPWELASPEPIFGTRKKGYRTEMAKENGYENLFFTDTEDPYQETGHNALFIGPDGNLWNSCHYFMYEKRPYPYSQTFQPWESGPQMGIEPVHYRDGMFYIDGPTWTEQIIKY, encoded by the coding sequence GTGGCATTTTCATTATTCATTTTTACTTTGAATAATGCGTTTGCTCAGACTGAAAAAAGCAAAAATTCATTACAGAAAGAATTTCGCTACACCAATCCTATAACAAGAGATTCCGCCATTTCGATGCGCGATCATTTCATTATTAAAGTTGATGATTTGTGGTATTGTGTGGGAACCTCCAACCCGGTTTGGACAGGTCCAAATCCAGGCGTCCGAATGTTGGTTTCGAAAGATTTAATCAACTGGAAACAGCATTCTTTTATCATTGATGCTAAAAAACTTCCGAAAGACACTCCTTACAACGGAAGATTCTGGGCTCCCGAAATCCACTTTATTCAAGGAAAATATTGGTTGACCGTAAACAGCGGAAAAGTTACCAAAGAAGAACCGAAAGGAATGGCAACGCACAGCGTTTGGTTGTTTTCAGCGGATAAAGTGACCGGTCCTTACAAATTAGTCAACGGTCCTCTGACACCTCAGTATAATAATGATTCAACATTGTTTGAAGACGAAGACGGACAGGTTTATTTATATTGCAGTGGCAACGGACTTTTTCAGGCTAAAATTGATTTGAAAACAGGAAAATTGACCACACCTATTCAAAAATTTCTCGACAAAAAACAACCAGGCTGGCCGGAATGGATGGTTGGCGGAATCGAAGGACCTTTTGTCATCAAAAAAGAAGGAACTTACTTTATGTTTTTCTCGACTTGGACAAGAGGTTACGAAGTGGGTTTATTAAAATCAAAATCGCCTTTAGGACCTTGGGAACTGGCATCGCCTGAACCAATTTTCGGAACTCGAAAAAAAGGTTATCGAACCGAAATGGCAAAAGAAAACGGCTACGAGAATCTTTTCTTTACCGATACCGAAGATCCTTATCAGGAAACAGGACACAACGCTTTGTTCATCGGTCCCGACGGAAATCTCTGGAATTCCTGCCACTATTTTATGTACGAAAAAAGACCTTATCCGTACAGTCAGACTTTCCAGCCTTGGGAATCAGGACCACAAATGGGAATCGAGCCGGTACATTACAGAGACGGAATGTTTTACATCGATGGACCAACCTGGACAGAACAAATCATTAAATATTAA
- a CDS encoding glycosyl hydrolase 115 family protein — protein sequence MKNRQINNQLFILFLFFAARTFAQQTSGITENIISDDKGFPIVSKEGKVADLFYDPSENVAVIRAAKDLQNDIHKVTGKLPNLFATETSGEFEINIGTVGTSKQIDKLISSKKINAKDLKGKWEIFVITTVENSKSKSKKQLIIAGSDRRGTIYGIYELSKQLGVSPWYYWNDVPVKKRSSAYVIPGYFASGEPKVKYRGIFINDEEPAFGTWARTKFGDINSKMYENMFELLLRLRANYLWPAMWGKAFNEDDPLNPKVADEYGIVMGTSHHEPMMRAQKEWGNHRKEYGNGEWNYHTNKDALLKFWEDGFNRNKNYDNLVTMGMRGDGDEPMSDLGSAEANFKLLEKIMQDQRKIIEKVTQKPAKETPQLWALYSEVLDYYDQGMKVPDDMTILLCDDNWGNVRRLPYLDAKKHLGGYGMYYHVDLHGAPRAYQWLNMTQIPHMWEQLQLTYNYGVDKIWILNVGDLKPNEYPKDFFLNMAWNPTSFTQDNLENYTVKFAEEHFGKTNAKEIAEIINLYCKYNSRVSAEMMNHKTYNLQSGEFLQVRDSYLALETRALRQFLTLDEAYKDTYKHIVLHPVRAMANLYDMYYAVAMNHKLADEKNLKANYWADYADECFARDAEYTEDYNLNISGGKWNHMMDQTHIGYKSWDEPKEGNIKPTVYRITPEEAKTGGYIFEEKNGVVAMEAEHFFENKNSKDTKWTVIPDLGRTLSGIALMPYTQKTEGAFINYQFKLKNNPTSIKVHFFFDSTLPFKKGGHNIKTYIDKNDSKTIGINRDLTWANNYTKMYPAAAARLVEKVETFKLPTNQNGNYTLTIEPLDPGIVLYKVVVDNGGYEETYLKMDESPYKK from the coding sequence ATGAAAAACCGTCAGATAAATAACCAACTATTCATCCTGTTTCTGTTTTTTGCAGCAAGAACTTTTGCCCAGCAAACCTCAGGAATCACGGAAAATATCATTTCAGATGATAAAGGATTCCCTATTGTTTCAAAAGAAGGAAAGGTTGCCGATTTATTTTATGACCCATCAGAAAATGTTGCCGTCATTCGTGCTGCAAAAGATTTACAGAACGATATTCATAAAGTAACGGGAAAACTACCGAATCTATTCGCCACAGAAACTTCCGGCGAATTTGAAATCAACATCGGAACAGTTGGAACCAGCAAGCAGATTGATAAATTGATTTCCTCAAAAAAAATCAATGCCAAAGATTTGAAAGGAAAGTGGGAAATTTTTGTCATTACAACCGTAGAAAATTCAAAATCCAAATCCAAAAAACAGCTCATCATCGCCGGAAGCGACAGGAGAGGAACGATTTACGGAATCTATGAATTATCAAAACAATTAGGGGTTTCTCCGTGGTATTACTGGAATGATGTTCCGGTAAAAAAACGTTCTTCGGCATACGTAATTCCGGGATATTTTGCTTCAGGTGAGCCCAAAGTAAAATACCGTGGGATTTTTATTAATGATGAAGAACCTGCTTTCGGAACGTGGGCAAGAACCAAATTCGGAGACATCAACAGCAAGATGTATGAGAATATGTTTGAGCTTTTGCTTCGTCTCAGAGCCAATTATCTCTGGCCTGCAATGTGGGGAAAAGCCTTCAACGAAGACGACCCGCTCAACCCGAAAGTTGCTGATGAATACGGAATCGTGATGGGAACTTCGCACCACGAACCGATGATGCGTGCCCAGAAAGAATGGGGAAATCACCGCAAAGAATACGGAAACGGCGAATGGAATTACCACACCAACAAAGATGCGCTTCTGAAATTCTGGGAGGATGGTTTTAACCGAAATAAAAATTACGACAATCTCGTAACGATGGGAATGCGTGGCGACGGCGACGAACCGATGAGCGATTTGGGAAGTGCAGAAGCCAATTTTAAATTGCTTGAGAAAATTATGCAGGACCAGCGAAAAATCATTGAAAAAGTAACCCAAAAACCTGCAAAAGAAACACCTCAGCTTTGGGCTTTGTACAGCGAAGTTCTTGATTATTACGACCAAGGAATGAAAGTTCCGGATGATATGACGATTTTGTTGTGTGACGACAATTGGGGAAATGTCCGCAGGCTTCCATATCTAGATGCCAAAAAACATCTCGGCGGTTACGGAATGTATTACCACGTCGACTTGCACGGTGCGCCAAGAGCGTATCAATGGCTGAATATGACGCAGATTCCGCATATGTGGGAACAGCTGCAGCTGACTTATAATTATGGCGTCGATAAAATCTGGATTCTGAATGTAGGAGATTTAAAACCCAACGAATATCCAAAGGATTTCTTCCTGAATATGGCTTGGAATCCGACTTCTTTTACCCAGGATAATCTTGAAAATTATACTGTAAAGTTTGCAGAAGAACATTTTGGAAAGACCAATGCAAAAGAAATTGCAGAAATCATCAATCTGTATTGTAAATATAATTCAAGGGTTTCCGCAGAAATGATGAACCATAAAACTTACAATCTTCAAAGCGGCGAATTTTTGCAGGTGAGAGATTCGTATTTGGCTTTGGAAACAAGAGCTTTGAGACAGTTTTTGACTTTAGATGAAGCTTATAAAGACACTTACAAACATATCGTTTTGCATCCCGTTCGTGCAATGGCAAATCTGTACGATATGTATTATGCAGTCGCTATGAATCATAAATTGGCAGACGAAAAAAACCTAAAAGCCAATTATTGGGCAGATTACGCCGATGAATGTTTCGCAAGAGATGCAGAATATACCGAAGATTACAACCTGAATATCTCCGGTGGAAAGTGGAATCATATGATGGACCAAACACATATAGGTTATAAATCCTGGGACGAGCCGAAAGAAGGAAACATAAAGCCAACGGTTTACAGAATCACACCTGAAGAAGCAAAAACCGGAGGTTATATTTTCGAAGAAAAGAATGGCGTGGTTGCGATGGAAGCCGAACATTTCTTTGAAAATAAAAATTCAAAGGATACAAAATGGACAGTCATTCCCGACTTGGGAAGAACGCTTTCCGGAATTGCTTTGATGCCTTACACACAGAAAACAGAAGGAGCTTTCATCAATTATCAGTTTAAATTAAAGAATAATCCTACCTCTATAAAAGTTCATTTCTTCTTTGATTCTACGCTTCCGTTCAAAAAAGGCGGTCACAACATCAAAACGTATATTGATAAAAATGATTCAAAAACCATCGGCATCAATCGGGATTTAACTTGGGCAAATAATTATACTAAAATGTATCCTGCAGCTGCGGCGAGATTGGTGGAAAAAGTAGAAACATTCAAACTTCCGACAAATCAAAATGGTAACTATACATTGACGATTGAACCTTTGGATCCCGGAATTGTCTTGTACAAAGTAGTTGTAGATAACGGAGGTTATGAAGAAACGTATTTGAAAATGGATGAAAGTCCGTATAAAAAATAA
- a CDS encoding glycoside hydrolase family 31 protein yields MNFNRIKIKALIITVVIVSGNIVAQSYQKTDSGLKFSNDNMNVEVKLYGENTIRIIKYPAGKSFVKNSLSVIKKEQKTKFSVSENNHIISLKTNDLNIFIDAKNGKITYNSSSGKELLKEIGSDFKPFNDAGNPTYSVTQSFQLEKDEPIYGLGILQNGKMSQRNTDVKMIQNNTWDFVPFFQTVKGYGVFWDNYSPTQFTDKPDKTSFSSEVGEGVDYYFIYGKNADGVVAGIRNLTGKVPMIPLWTYGFWQSKERYKSQEELVDVVKKYRDLKVPLDGIIQDWQYWGNNYQWNAMDFISPDFPDAKKMIQDIHDMNAHLSVSIWSSFGPMTNPYREMDKKGMLFNFKTWPESGREVWPPDMNYPSGVRVYDAYNPEARNIYWKYLNKGVFSLGADTWWMDSTEPDHLSQKPEDLDTKTYLGSFRKVRNAYPLMTVGGVYDHQRETTSDKRVFILTRSAFAGQQRYAANTWSGDVNSSWEMLRNQVPAGLNFSLTGNPNFNSDIGGFFAGIYKRNGGAKDPMFQELYVRWLQYGTFTPMMRSHGTDVPREIYQFGKKGDVVYDVIEKFINLRYSMLPYIYSISWDVSKNNSSFLRALSMDFSSDQKTWDINNEYLFGKSFLVAPVLNAQYTPEKIVKTDENEGWSKTDATKKENSLSNIDFTQNKTVKVYLPAGSDWFDFWTNEKYKGGQEIEKSVNLQSIPLYVKAGSIIPFGPDVQYATEKKWDNLTVKIYPGTDADFILYEDEFDNYNYEKGDYTEIPFHWNEKSKTLTIDSRKGNFKGMIDKRNFIVVLPDGQQKSVSYSGKKVTVDFKL; encoded by the coding sequence ATGAATTTCAACAGAATAAAAATAAAAGCACTTATTATCACGGTCGTTATTGTATCGGGAAATATTGTTGCGCAATCTTATCAGAAGACAGATTCAGGATTGAAGTTTTCTAATGATAATATGAATGTTGAAGTGAAATTGTATGGAGAAAATACGATTAGAATTATTAAATATCCCGCCGGAAAATCATTTGTCAAAAACAGTCTGTCAGTAATCAAAAAAGAACAGAAAACTAAATTTTCAGTTTCAGAAAACAATCATATTATTTCATTAAAAACAAATGATTTAAATATTTTCATTGATGCTAAAAATGGTAAAATCACTTACAATTCATCCTCAGGAAAAGAACTTTTAAAGGAAATAGGAAGTGATTTCAAACCCTTTAATGATGCTGGAAACCCTACTTATTCGGTGACACAGTCTTTTCAGCTGGAAAAAGACGAACCCATCTACGGCTTAGGAATTTTACAGAATGGTAAAATGTCCCAGCGAAATACGGATGTAAAAATGATTCAGAATAACACTTGGGATTTTGTGCCGTTTTTTCAGACTGTAAAAGGTTATGGCGTTTTCTGGGATAACTATTCTCCGACACAATTTACCGATAAACCAGACAAAACATCATTCTCATCGGAAGTTGGGGAAGGTGTGGATTATTATTTTATCTACGGAAAAAATGCGGATGGTGTAGTTGCTGGAATACGAAACCTGACGGGAAAAGTGCCGATGATTCCTTTATGGACTTATGGTTTCTGGCAGAGCAAGGAACGCTATAAAAGTCAGGAAGAATTGGTGGATGTCGTTAAAAAATACCGTGATTTGAAAGTTCCTTTGGACGGAATTATCCAGGATTGGCAGTATTGGGGCAACAATTACCAGTGGAATGCGATGGATTTTATCAGCCCCGATTTTCCTGATGCCAAAAAAATGATACAGGATATCCACGATATGAATGCGCATCTTTCCGTTTCCATTTGGTCGTCATTTGGTCCGATGACGAACCCGTACCGTGAAATGGACAAAAAAGGAATGCTGTTCAATTTCAAAACCTGGCCGGAATCTGGCAGAGAAGTCTGGCCACCCGATATGAATTATCCTTCCGGAGTCCGCGTTTACGATGCTTACAATCCCGAAGCCAGAAATATTTACTGGAAATATCTCAACAAAGGCGTTTTCAGTCTAGGTGCCGATACTTGGTGGATGGATTCTACGGAACCCGACCATCTCAGCCAAAAACCGGAAGATTTGGATACCAAAACGTACCTCGGCTCATTTCGAAAAGTTAGAAATGCATACCCACTGATGACGGTTGGTGGCGTTTACGACCATCAGCGTGAAACTACGAGTGATAAAAGAGTTTTTATTTTAACACGGTCGGCTTTTGCAGGACAGCAAAGATACGCAGCTAATACGTGGTCGGGCGATGTCAACTCTTCGTGGGAAATGTTGCGCAATCAGGTTCCGGCAGGTTTAAATTTCAGCCTCACAGGAAATCCGAATTTCAACTCTGATATCGGCGGTTTCTTTGCCGGTATTTATAAAAGAAACGGAGGTGCCAAAGATCCGATGTTTCAGGAATTGTACGTTCGCTGGTTGCAATACGGCACTTTCACACCAATGATGCGTTCGCACGGAACCGATGTTCCGAGGGAAATTTATCAGTTTGGGAAAAAAGGAGATGTAGTCTATGATGTAATAGAGAAATTCATCAACCTTCGTTACAGTATGTTGCCCTACATTTATTCCATTTCTTGGGATGTTTCTAAAAATAATTCGAGTTTTTTGAGGGCACTTTCGATGGATTTTTCATCAGACCAAAAAACCTGGGATATTAACAATGAATATCTTTTCGGTAAATCATTCTTAGTTGCGCCTGTTCTAAATGCTCAATATACCCCCGAAAAAATAGTAAAAACCGATGAAAATGAAGGCTGGAGTAAAACCGATGCTACCAAAAAAGAAAATTCGCTTTCCAATATAGATTTTACACAAAATAAAACCGTTAAAGTTTACCTTCCCGCAGGTTCAGACTGGTTTGATTTCTGGACGAATGAAAAATACAAAGGCGGTCAGGAAATTGAAAAATCCGTTAATCTTCAAAGCATTCCATTATATGTTAAAGCGGGAAGTATTATTCCGTTCGGCCCAGATGTACAATATGCTACCGAGAAAAAATGGGATAATCTTACCGTAAAAATCTATCCGGGAACTGACGCAGATTTTATCTTATACGAAGACGAATTCGATAATTACAATTACGAAAAAGGAGACTATACCGAAATCCCTTTCCACTGGAACGAAAAATCAAAAACCTTAACGATAGATTCCCGAAAAGGAAATTTTAAAGGAATGATTGATAAACGGAATTTTATTGTAGTTCTTCCTGATGGACAGCAGAAATCGGTGAGTTATTCAGGAAAGAAAGTGACTGTAGATTTCAAATTATAA